Within Fimbriiglobus ruber, the genomic segment CCGGCCACCCCGGTCGTCCTGATCATGCAACGGGTCGGCGAGAACGACCCCACCGGGTTCATCAAGGGCGGGAACCTGCCCGGCAAATGGGAATTCCTGACCATCCCGGCCGTGATCGACGACGCTTACGTCGCGACACTACCCGAACGACTCCGCGCCCTGGTGGTTGTCGAAGGGCGCGACGACAAGGGACGATTCTCGTACTGGCCGTACAAGGAGCCCCTCGGAGATCTCCTCGCCCTGGAAGCCGGAAACGGCACCGATCCTGACGGCAAACGAGTAAGTCGGCACGTGTTCTCCAGCCAGTACCAGCAGGCACCCACGGCCATCGGCGGCAACATCATCAAGGGACTTTGGTTCCCCCGAGCGAACCCGCCGAAGATCCTCTTTCGCAAGATCTACGGCGACACGGCCCAGAAGACGGCAGAACGTAACGACTACACCGTGTTCGAGTGCTGGGGGTACGGCGAGGACAAGAAAATCTACCTGCTCGACCTTCTCCGGGGGAAGTGGGAAGCCCCGGAACTGAAGCGCCAAGCCATCGACTTCTGGAATAAGCACCACGCCGTCACCGGCCTTGGAGTCCTGCGGGAACTGGTGGTGGAAGACAAGTCGAGCGGCACCGGGCTGATTCAGGAGATCAAACGGAGCGAGCGGATACCCGTCCGTGGTGTGGAACGCACCAAGGACAAGCTCACCCGCGTCATGGACGCCGTCTCCTCGATTGAGGCGGGGTTCGTTGTATTGCCCGAAGACGCGCCGTTCGCGAGCGATTTCCTCGTGGAGTGCGAGGCGTTCACGGCCGACGACAGCCACGCTCACGACGACCAGATCGACCCCATGTGCGATGCGATCACCGACATGCTACTGACGAAGCGAAGCAGTTTATTCGATTTTACATAGGACGTTCATGTGGCCCTGGAAGAAAGAGAAGCAAGCCCATACGTCTCCCGAAGTCCGGCGGAATAGTTTCTTCTCCACCGACATCGACTTCGCAATTCCCGACAATCCGGCCAAGCGCATGCGGCGGATGCGCGACTACATGGCCATGACCTTTCAGCGGACGGTCGACGACCTGACGCCGGTGGACGAAAATGGCATGTCGATCGCGATGGACAACCCCGACCTGACCTCGGTTAAACTGCGGAACGGCATCGGTTTAGGGGGATATATCCCC encodes:
- the terL gene encoding phage terminase large subunit, producing MTSSEPSATPDEIRQAVIKAECELDHLFFTRYFFKQRQGIKFRVNWHHFLIADAIQRVIDGQCENLVINVAPGSSKTENAVISFIARGLSLNPNARFLHITSGDDLALLNSQTARDIVQSDEYQALWPLKVADDAKAKKRWNVLVDGKKAGGVYAVSLGGQITGFRAGHMAPGFQGAIILDDIIKADDAYSPAAIKAANRKLLSTVKSRKANPATPVVLIMQRVGENDPTGFIKGGNLPGKWEFLTIPAVIDDAYVATLPERLRALVVVEGRDDKGRFSYWPYKEPLGDLLALEAGNGTDPDGKRVSRHVFSSQYQQAPTAIGGNIIKGLWFPRANPPKILFRKIYGDTAQKTAERNDYTVFECWGYGEDKKIYLLDLLRGKWEAPELKRQAIDFWNKHHAVTGLGVLRELVVEDKSSGTGLIQEIKRSERIPVRGVERTKDKLTRVMDAVSSIEAGFVVLPEDAPFASDFLVECEAFTADDSHAHDDQIDPMCDAITDMLLTKRSSLFDFT